In Prunus dulcis chromosome 1, ALMONDv2, whole genome shotgun sequence, the following are encoded in one genomic region:
- the LOC117615047 gene encoding transcription factor bHLH153 isoform X1, translated as MIVSSLCNAGARFSGEEGIDVRNMTEHKRSPCSVDQSNFTSLASKRHKTDLSISTKERKEKLGERIVALQQLVSPYGKTDTASVLLEAMDYIRFLHEQVKVLSAPYLESTPTAKMQELEPYSLRSRGLCLVPVSCTAGVAQSNGADIWAPIKNTSPKFENAISQFH; from the exons ATGATTGTTAGCTCTCTCTGCAATGCAGGCGCTAGGTTCTCG GGGGAAGAAGGGATTGATGTAAGAAACATGACAGAACACAAAAGAAGCCCCTGCTCTGTTGATCAAAGCAATTTTACTTCTCTTGCATCCAAACGACATAAGACTGATTTGTCCATCTCCACAAAG gagaggaaagagaagcTTGGTGAACGGATTGTAGCTTTGCAACAGCTTGTTTCGCCATATGGAAAG ACAGACACAGCTTCAGTCCTGCTGGAGGCAATGGATTACATACGCTTCCTTCATGAACAAGTTAAG GTGTTGAGCGCTCCATACCTTGAAAGCACACCAACAGCTAAGATGCAG GAATTAGAGCCATACAGCTTGAGAAGCAGAGGTCTGTGCCTTGTTCCTGTCTCTTGTACTGCCGGAGTTGCTCAAAGTAATGGTGCAGATATCTGGGCCCCCATTAAGAATACTTCCCCCAAGTTTGAGAACGCTATCTCACAATTCCATTGA
- the LOC117615047 gene encoding transcription factor bHLH153 isoform X2 produces MTEHKRSPCSVDQSNFTSLASKRHKTDLSISTKERKEKLGERIVALQQLVSPYGKTDTASVLLEAMDYIRFLHEQVKVLSAPYLESTPTAKMQELEPYSLRSRGLCLVPVSCTAGVAQSNGADIWAPIKNTSPKFENAISQFH; encoded by the exons ATGACAGAACACAAAAGAAGCCCCTGCTCTGTTGATCAAAGCAATTTTACTTCTCTTGCATCCAAACGACATAAGACTGATTTGTCCATCTCCACAAAG gagaggaaagagaagcTTGGTGAACGGATTGTAGCTTTGCAACAGCTTGTTTCGCCATATGGAAAG ACAGACACAGCTTCAGTCCTGCTGGAGGCAATGGATTACATACGCTTCCTTCATGAACAAGTTAAG GTGTTGAGCGCTCCATACCTTGAAAGCACACCAACAGCTAAGATGCAG GAATTAGAGCCATACAGCTTGAGAAGCAGAGGTCTGTGCCTTGTTCCTGTCTCTTGTACTGCCGGAGTTGCTCAAAGTAATGGTGCAGATATCTGGGCCCCCATTAAGAATACTTCCCCCAAGTTTGAGAACGCTATCTCACAATTCCATTGA
- the LOC117615953 gene encoding zinc finger MYM-type protein 1-like, which translates to MERYFKRKFSSTTSSSDNVGSSSVRDVGISRDVVGSSKESELQDVLANLPADPGLRPQMLDYDPNIRDEVRRAYLQKGPCQPKDHTFPQTDLSGYDRRFNVKWFDEFDWLEYSISKDAAFCLYCYLFKSNFKIGQGCSDVFTEVGFTNWKKKDKIRQHVGGVGSVHNQSRQYCVDLMNQKQHIQTVLIKQSDQARIDYRICLTASLDCVRFLLKQGLPFRGNDESDTSNNKGNYVELLQFLADHDEKVKAVVLENAPGNLKLIAPTIQKDLVNACATETIKKIIKDMDGAFFSLLVDESHDISVKEQMAVVFRYVDKRGYVIERFVGIQHVSDTTSNSLKEAIDTLFSREELSISMLRGQGYDGASNMKGEFNGLKTQILRENPYAYYIHCFAHQLQLALVAVAKGNADVATFFTSCNSLVNIVGASCRRRDMLRDQLQKNITEALENDDLPTGRGLNQETSLKRAGDTRWNSHYGTLLSIISMFKSVVKVLKLIIEDGSTDNIGEANRSLREIQSFEFVFHLFFMRSLLGATNDLSQALQRKDQDIGNAMSLVKDCKDTLKI; encoded by the coding sequence ATGGAACGATATTTTAAGAGAAAGTTTTCATCAACTACCTCTAGTTCAGATAATGTGGGTAGTTCAAGTGTAAGAGATGTGGGTATTTCAAGAGATGTGGTGGGTAGTTCGAAAGAAAGTGAGTTGCAAGATGTATTGGCTAATCTTCCTGCAGACCCTGGACTTCGACCTCAAATGTTGGATTATGATCCTAACATTCGAGACGAAGTTCGAAGAGCATATCTACAGAAGGGTCCATGTCAACCTAAGGATCACACATTTCCACAAACCGATCTTTCAGGGTATGATCGACGCTTTAATGTCAAGTGGTTTGATGAGTTTGACTGGTTGGAGTACAGTATTAGTAAAGATGCTGCATTTTGCCTTTATTGTTATCTCTtcaaatccaatttcaaaattgGTCAAGGCTGTAGCGATGTCTTCACCGAGGTGGGTTTTacaaattggaagaagaaagataaaattagGCAACATGTTGGAGGTGTTGGGAGTGTTCATAATCAATCTAGACAATATTGTGTGGATCTTATGAATCAAAAGCAACACATCCAAACAGTTTTGATAAAGCAATCAGACCAAGCTCGCATTGATTATCGTATTTGCTTGACAGCTTCTCTTGATTGTGTGAGATTTTTGTTGAAGCAAGGTCTTCCTTTTCGTGGCAATGATGAGAGTGACACTTCAAACAACAAGGGGAATTATGTAGAACTCTTACAATTTCTTGCTGATCATGATGAGAAAGTTAAGGCTGTTGTGTTAGAAAATGCTCCAGGGAATCTCAAGCTCATAGCTCCAACAATTCAAAAAGATCTTGTGAATGCTTGTGCAACTGAAACTATTAAGAAAATCATTAAGGATATGGATGGTGCCTTCTTCTCCTTATTAGTTGATGAATCACATGATATATCAGTCAAAGAACAAATGGCGGTGGTGTTTCGTTATGTGGACAAAAGAGGGTATgtaattgaaaggtttgtgggCATTCAACATGTTAGTGACACTACATCAAACTCACTAAAAGAGGCTATTGACACATTGTTTTCAAGAGAAGAATTGAGCATTTCCATGCTAAGAGGACAAGGATATGATGGAGCTAGTAATATGAAGGGTGAGTTCAATGGTCTTAAAACacagattttgagagaaaatccTTATGCCTATTATATTCATTGTTTTGCACATCAACTTCAATTAGCTCTTGTGGCTGTGGCAAAGGGAAATGCTGATGTTGCAACTTTCTTCACATCTTGCAATAGCTTGGTTAATATTGTTGGAGCATCGTGTAGGCGACGTGACATGCTTAGAGATCAACTACAGAAGAATATTACAGAAGCTCTTGAAAATGATGATCTTCCAACAGGGCGAGGCTTAAATCAAGAAACTTCTCTCAAGCGTGCCGGTGATACACGTTGGAACTCACATTATGGTACATTACTTAGTATCATTTCCATGTTCAAATCTGTGGTGAAAGTGCTTAAATTGATTATTGAGGATGGCTCCACTGATAATATAGGTGAAGCAAATAGGTCTTTGAGAGAAATAcaatcttttgagtttgtatTTCACCTATTTTTTATGAGATCTTTATTGGGAGCCACAAATGATTTGTCACAAGCATTACAAAGAAAAGACCAAGATATTGGGAATGCAATGTCTTTAGTCAAAGATTGCAAGGACACACTAAAGATATGA